The following proteins are encoded in a genomic region of Pseudodesulfovibrio mercurii:
- a CDS encoding flagellar basal body P-ring protein FlgI: MTLNERTNPVDAGQAARTLVLTALFVLLVLYLAALIAPVEARAARLKDIASFSGVRTNELVGYGLVVGLAGTGDGTSSTFTMRSMSNMLEKMGVETNPDDLKPKNVAAVMVSAKMPVSAKPGSSLDITVSSLGDAKSLLGGVLLVTPLKGLDGRVYAVGQGSLTIGGFTVGGVAADAQKNIPTVGRIPNGAVVERSVPFKFNNQDHMTVNLDVRDFGTTMQVVNKINASMGGQFAKAKDISTIDLELPDRFRGDMVPLMASLEDLDISPDGKAKVVVDEKTGTVVLGQDVRLSRVAVAHGNLQIVVSETQQVSQPGPFSDGETVVTPQTDIQVQEQNNKLMLMEGATLQELVDGLNSIGATPRDLISIIRTLKAAGSLHAEVEVI, encoded by the coding sequence ATGACCCTGAATGAACGCACCAACCCCGTGGACGCAGGCCAAGCGGCCAGGACCCTGGTCCTGACGGCGCTGTTCGTCCTGCTCGTCCTGTATCTGGCGGCCCTGATCGCGCCGGTGGAGGCGCGGGCGGCCCGGCTCAAGGACATCGCCTCCTTCAGCGGGGTGCGGACCAACGAGCTGGTGGGCTACGGCCTGGTGGTCGGCCTGGCCGGCACCGGCGACGGCACGTCGAGCACGTTCACCATGCGTTCCATGTCCAACATGCTGGAGAAGATGGGCGTGGAGACCAACCCGGACGACCTCAAGCCCAAGAACGTGGCCGCGGTCATGGTCTCGGCCAAGATGCCGGTCTCGGCCAAGCCCGGTTCCAGCCTGGACATCACGGTCTCGTCGCTGGGCGACGCCAAGTCCCTGCTCGGCGGGGTCCTGCTGGTCACGCCGCTCAAGGGCCTGGACGGCCGTGTCTACGCCGTGGGCCAGGGCTCCCTGACCATCGGCGGCTTCACCGTGGGCGGGGTGGCGGCCGACGCCCAGAAGAACATCCCCACCGTGGGGCGCATCCCCAACGGGGCGGTGGTGGAGCGCAGCGTGCCCTTCAAGTTCAACAACCAGGACCACATGACCGTGAACCTGGACGTGCGCGACTTCGGCACGACCATGCAGGTGGTCAACAAGATCAACGCCAGCATGGGCGGCCAGTTCGCCAAGGCCAAGGACATTTCAACCATCGACCTGGAGCTGCCGGATCGGTTCCGGGGCGACATGGTCCCGCTGATGGCCTCCCTGGAGGACCTGGACATCTCGCCCGACGGCAAGGCCAAGGTGGTCGTGGACGAGAAGACCGGCACCGTGGTGCTCGGCCAGGACGTGCGCCTGAGCCGCGTGGCCGTGGCCCACGGCAACCTCCAGATCGTGGTCTCCGAGACCCAGCAGGTCAGCCAGCCCGGCCCGTTCTCGGACGGCGAGACCGTGGTCACCCCGCAGACCGACATCCAGGTCCAGGAGCAGAACAACAAGCTGATGCTCATGGAGGGCGCCACCCTCCAGGAGCTGGTGGACGGCCTGAACTCCATCGGGGCCACCCCGCGCGACCTCATCTCCATCATCCGGACCCTCAAGGCGGCGGGCTCCCTGCACGCCGAAGTGGAGGTTATCTAG
- the infB gene encoding translation initiation factor IF-2, whose translation MTAKVRVEDLAAELGLSNKEIIQQLREIGVQAKSQKTVVEDEDVDRLKAELKKGGSGKKEVRRVGESGVIIRRRRKKAKSPREEAEAPEIEESDEESEESVPETEAPEAVEAEPAAQEPVAEPVEEPAPKPAPRKAEPKVRIIKPAVEEPVQAPEPVAAEAEPAPVAEAVAEEAVPEPAPAEARPEAAPAPEAVAEPEAAPVAEPEAPVAEAAAPEKPAGKAVREEPEASFEDEDKAERGEPRKKKKKKREVEAPKVKIISMPTEAEVQAREAAKMAQPERRPAGGRPASPRPAGARPAGRPGRPGAGPEGGSDGPMPDPSVGDGRSKKKKGKKDRRVVEFATESGQDHTNKLYNDSNFPAGRKGRKKKGGARRGQQPIMQQEQGQAQPMKAAKRKIKFDEAIRLSDMAHQMGVKAQDLIKALFGMGVMATINQSLDLDTASLLAGEFGYEVENISFDEQEFLVPTQADKDEDLKPRPPVVTIMGHVDHGKTSLLDAIRMSHVTEGEAGGITQHIGAYHVQTDRGEIVFLDTPGHEAFTTMRMRGAQVTDIVILVVAADDGVMDQTREAISHSRAAGVPIVVAVNKMDKEGANPDNVKRELAELGLSPEEWGGDTIFAPVSAKKKEGIDELLEMVLLQAEVMELKANPDKHARGHIVEARLDKGRGPVGTMLISEGTLNQGDSFVSGIHFGKVRAMFNDQGKKIKSAGPALPVEIQGFDGLPEAGDELFVVDDEKVARRIAQSRAMKQREKILSAKTKVTLESFLASRPNDEAQTLNLVLKADVQGSLEAVTEALNKLSTDEVKISVVHGGAGAITESDILLAGASEAIIIGFNVRPNLKVKQIAEQEGVEIRFYDIIYKLVQEVKDAMSGMLTPDIEEVYLGQAEVRATFNVPKVGVIAGCFVADGKITRNAKARLLRDGVVIYTGQVASLRREKDDVREVVKGYECGIGLEKFNDVKVGDTIEVFETKEVARTID comes from the coding sequence ATGACGGCGAAGGTTCGGGTAGAAGACTTGGCTGCTGAGCTCGGTCTCAGCAACAAGGAGATCATTCAGCAGCTTCGTGAGATCGGCGTTCAGGCGAAAAGCCAGAAGACCGTCGTGGAAGACGAAGATGTGGACCGCCTCAAGGCGGAATTGAAGAAAGGCGGCTCCGGCAAGAAGGAGGTCCGCCGCGTGGGCGAATCCGGCGTCATCATCCGGCGCAGGCGCAAGAAGGCCAAGTCCCCCAGGGAAGAGGCCGAGGCCCCCGAGATCGAGGAATCGGACGAGGAGTCCGAGGAGTCCGTCCCGGAGACCGAAGCGCCCGAGGCCGTGGAGGCCGAACCCGCCGCGCAGGAGCCCGTGGCCGAGCCCGTCGAGGAGCCCGCGCCCAAGCCGGCCCCGCGCAAGGCCGAGCCCAAGGTCCGAATCATCAAGCCCGCCGTGGAGGAGCCCGTTCAGGCCCCCGAACCGGTGGCCGCCGAAGCCGAACCGGCTCCGGTCGCTGAAGCCGTGGCAGAAGAGGCCGTTCCCGAACCCGCGCCTGCCGAAGCCCGGCCCGAAGCCGCACCCGCACCCGAAGCCGTCGCCGAACCCGAAGCCGCACCCGTTGCCGAACCCGAAGCCCCGGTCGCCGAGGCTGCCGCTCCCGAAAAGCCGGCCGGCAAGGCCGTGCGCGAGGAGCCCGAAGCCTCTTTCGAGGACGAGGACAAGGCCGAACGCGGCGAGCCCCGGAAGAAGAAAAAGAAGAAGCGCGAGGTCGAGGCCCCCAAGGTCAAGATCATCTCCATGCCCACCGAGGCGGAGGTGCAGGCCCGCGAAGCGGCCAAGATGGCCCAGCCCGAACGCCGTCCCGCAGGCGGACGCCCCGCGTCCCCCCGTCCGGCGGGCGCTCGCCCGGCCGGACGTCCCGGTCGGCCCGGCGCAGGTCCCGAAGGCGGTTCCGACGGTCCCATGCCGGATCCGTCCGTGGGCGACGGCCGCAGCAAGAAGAAAAAGGGCAAGAAGGACCGCCGCGTGGTGGAGTTCGCCACCGAGAGCGGCCAGGACCACACCAACAAGCTGTACAACGACAGCAACTTCCCGGCGGGCCGCAAGGGCCGCAAGAAGAAGGGAGGGGCACGTCGCGGCCAGCAGCCCATCATGCAGCAGGAACAGGGTCAGGCGCAGCCCATGAAGGCGGCCAAGCGCAAGATCAAATTCGACGAGGCCATCCGGCTGTCCGACATGGCCCACCAGATGGGCGTCAAGGCCCAGGACCTGATCAAGGCCCTGTTCGGCATGGGCGTCATGGCGACCATCAACCAGTCCCTGGATCTGGACACCGCTTCCCTGCTGGCCGGCGAGTTCGGCTACGAGGTGGAGAACATTTCCTTTGACGAGCAGGAATTCCTCGTCCCCACCCAGGCGGACAAGGATGAGGACCTCAAGCCGCGTCCGCCGGTCGTGACCATCATGGGCCACGTCGACCACGGCAAGACCTCCCTGCTCGACGCCATCCGCATGTCCCACGTGACCGAGGGCGAAGCGGGCGGCATCACCCAGCACATCGGCGCATACCACGTGCAGACCGACCGGGGCGAGATCGTCTTCCTGGACACCCCCGGCCACGAGGCCTTCACGACCATGCGCATGCGCGGCGCCCAGGTGACCGACATCGTCATCCTGGTGGTCGCCGCCGACGACGGCGTCATGGACCAGACCCGCGAGGCCATCTCCCACTCCAGGGCGGCGGGCGTGCCCATCGTCGTGGCCGTGAACAAGATGGACAAGGAAGGGGCCAACCCGGACAACGTCAAGCGCGAGCTGGCCGAACTCGGCCTGTCTCCCGAGGAATGGGGCGGCGACACCATCTTCGCCCCGGTCTCTGCCAAGAAGAAGGAAGGCATCGACGAGCTGCTCGAGATGGTCCTGCTCCAGGCCGAGGTCATGGAGCTCAAGGCCAACCCGGACAAGCACGCCCGGGGCCACATCGTCGAGGCGCGCCTGGACAAGGGCCGCGGCCCGGTGGGCACCATGCTCATCAGCGAAGGCACCCTGAACCAGGGCGACTCCTTCGTGTCCGGCATCCACTTCGGCAAGGTCCGGGCCATGTTCAACGACCAGGGCAAGAAGATCAAATCCGCCGGACCGGCCTTGCCCGTGGAAATCCAGGGCTTCGACGGCCTGCCCGAGGCCGGTGACGAGCTGTTCGTGGTGGACGACGAGAAGGTCGCCCGCCGCATCGCTCAAAGCCGCGCCATGAAGCAACGCGAGAAGATCCTGTCCGCCAAGACCAAGGTCACCCTGGAGTCCTTCCTGGCCTCCAGGCCCAACGACGAGGCCCAGACCCTGAACCTGGTCCTCAAGGCCGACGTGCAGGGTTCGCTGGAAGCCGTGACCGAGGCCCTGAACAAGCTGTCCACGGACGAGGTCAAGATCAGCGTGGTCCACGGCGGCGCGGGCGCCATCACCGAGTCCGACATCCTCCTGGCGGGAGCCTCCGAAGCGATCATCATCGGCTTCAACGTGCGCCCGAACCTGAAGGTCAAGCAGATCGCCGAACAGGAAGGCGTCGAAATCCGCTTCTACGACATCATCTACAAGCTGGTGCAGGAAGTGAAGGACGCCATGAGCGGCATGCTCACCCCGGACATCGAGGAGGTCTACCTGGGCCAGGCCGAGGTGCGCGCCACCTTCAACGTGCCCAAGGTCGGCGTCATCGCGGGCTGCTTCGTGGCCGACGGCAAGATCACCCGCAACGCCAAGGCGCGCCTGCTGCGCGACGGCGTGGTCATCTACACCGGCCAGGTCGCGTCCCTGCGCCGCGAAAAGGACGACGTCCGCGAAGTGGTCAAGGGCTACGAGTGCGGCATCGGCCTGGAGAAGTTCAACGACGTCAAGGTCGGCGACACCATCGAGGTCTTCGAGACCAAGGAAGTCGCCCGCACCATCGACTAG
- a CDS encoding DUF503 domain-containing protein has protein sequence MIIGVLHLEFRLHGNRSLKDKRKVSLSLKQKLRNKFNVSVAEVDALDVHDKLVLAVVTTANESGRVESTLSKALAMVEAISPAELTRCNTEIFSDSE, from the coding sequence ATGATTATCGGCGTGCTCCACCTCGAGTTCAGGCTCCACGGCAACCGCTCCCTCAAGGACAAGCGCAAGGTTTCCCTGAGCCTGAAACAAAAGCTGCGGAACAAGTTCAATGTTTCCGTTGCCGAGGTGGATGCCCTCGACGTACATGACAAGCTGGTCCTGGCCGTGGTCACCACGGCCAACGAGTCCGGCCGCGTGGAGAGCACTTTGTCCAAGGCCCTGGCCATGGTCGAGGCCATCTCTCCGGCGGAGCTGACCCGCTGCAACACGGAAATCTTCTCGGATTCCGAATAG
- a CDS encoding YlxR family protein — translation MGGKGHEPERMCVVCRGRFPKGELSRYVPPVETDGPDASPVPDPAMTRPGRGYYVCGQARCREIFPKMIAGLMKKRAR, via the coding sequence ATGGGCGGCAAGGGACACGAACCCGAACGCATGTGCGTAGTCTGCCGAGGGCGGTTCCCCAAGGGGGAGCTGTCGCGGTACGTGCCCCCGGTGGAGACGGACGGACCGGACGCGAGTCCGGTGCCGGACCCGGCCATGACCCGGCCGGGACGTGGATATTACGTATGCGGCCAGGCCAGGTGCAGGGAAATATTCCCCAAGATGATCGCGGGCCTGATGAAGAAACGTGCGAGGTGA
- the flgG gene encoding flagellar basal-body rod protein FlgG — protein MMRSLWTSATGMIAMQTQIDTLSNNLANVSTTAFKKSRAEFEDLMYQTLKIAGGENADGTQTPVGMQIGMGVRPVSVHKFFTQGDFQNTGNPLDMAIEGEGFFQVMVNGDEVYTRDGSFELDSDGRVVTAGGYPLQPEFTVPPETSSISISETGTISALDKDGTVLATADIDLYRFQNPAGLIATGRNFYRESDASGVAVAGTPGDDNYGTIAQGFLEGSNVEMVDEMVGLIVGQRAFEINSKAITTSDGMLQTAINIKR, from the coding sequence ATGATGCGTTCACTGTGGACATCCGCCACCGGCATGATCGCCATGCAGACCCAGATCGACACCCTGTCGAACAACCTGGCCAACGTCTCCACCACGGCCTTCAAGAAGAGCCGGGCGGAGTTCGAGGACCTCATGTACCAGACGCTGAAGATCGCCGGCGGGGAGAACGCCGACGGCACCCAGACGCCCGTGGGCATGCAGATCGGCATGGGCGTGCGCCCCGTGTCCGTGCACAAGTTTTTCACCCAGGGCGACTTCCAGAACACCGGCAACCCCCTGGACATGGCCATCGAGGGCGAGGGCTTCTTCCAGGTCATGGTCAACGGCGACGAGGTCTACACCCGCGACGGCTCCTTCGAGCTGGACAGCGACGGCCGCGTGGTCACGGCGGGCGGCTACCCCCTGCAGCCGGAGTTCACCGTGCCCCCGGAGACGTCGAGCATCTCCATCTCCGAGACCGGGACCATCTCGGCCCTGGACAAGGACGGCACCGTGCTGGCCACGGCGGACATCGACCTCTACCGCTTCCAGAACCCGGCCGGGCTCATCGCCACCGGGCGCAATTTCTATCGCGAGAGCGACGCCTCGGGCGTGGCCGTGGCCGGGACCCCGGGGGACGACAACTACGGGACCATCGCCCAGGGCTTCCTGGAGGGGTCCAACGTGGAGATGGTGGACGAGATGGTCGGCCTGATCGTGGGCCAGCGCGCCTTCGAGATCAACTCCAAGGCCATCACCACCTCGGACGGCATGTTGCAGACGGCCATCAACATCAAACGGTAG
- the rbfA gene encoding 30S ribosome-binding factor RbfA, which yields MKASTSRRAVRMGDQIMREIGTLLVEEAADPRLNLVTLSGVRMNSNLRIAEIFYTVSGDAEHRREVQEGLEKATGFLRSRLGRILKLQYTPELRFQFDEFLEDVVYGKPHPTD from the coding sequence ATGAAAGCATCCACTTCCCGCCGCGCCGTGCGCATGGGCGACCAGATCATGCGCGAGATCGGCACCCTCCTCGTGGAGGAGGCCGCTGACCCGCGCCTGAACCTCGTCACCCTGTCCGGGGTGCGCATGAACTCCAACCTGCGCATCGCCGAAATCTTCTACACCGTGTCCGGCGACGCCGAGCACCGCCGTGAGGTCCAGGAGGGCCTGGAAAAGGCCACCGGCTTCCTGCGCTCCCGGCTCGGGCGCATCCTCAAACTGCAATACACCCCGGAACTGCGGTTCCAATTCGACGAATTTCTCGAGGACGTGGTCTATGGAAAGCCCCATCCGACGGATTAG
- a CDS encoding flagellar basal body L-ring protein FlgH has product MRRYFLMVMAAILLASGCARKYENEPMPVLTPPAYEEQDPASNPGSLYDTNRSEFLYDDNRASRVGDIVLVQVAETATTKIKSETTADKSNDVDTSVSAMPTTGIVGNVPLAETLGAKAGVGILANQSSKFSGTGETKQESNFEATVATRIVRRLPGNILQVEGARRIRVNNETQFLVVRGLIRERDISSSNTIPSTSLAEAQIEIYGQGVLADKQKPGWLSRILDNVFPF; this is encoded by the coding sequence ATGAGACGCTATTTTCTGATGGTCATGGCCGCCATCCTCCTGGCCTCGGGCTGCGCCCGGAAGTACGAGAACGAGCCCATGCCCGTACTGACCCCGCCCGCCTACGAGGAGCAGGACCCGGCGTCCAATCCGGGGTCCCTGTACGACACCAACCGGTCCGAGTTCCTGTATGACGACAACCGCGCCAGCCGCGTGGGTGACATCGTTCTGGTCCAGGTGGCGGAGACCGCGACCACCAAGATCAAGTCCGAGACCACGGCCGACAAGTCCAACGACGTGGACACCTCGGTCTCGGCCATGCCCACCACCGGGATCGTGGGCAACGTGCCCCTGGCCGAAACCCTGGGGGCCAAGGCGGGCGTCGGCATCCTGGCCAACCAGTCCTCCAAGTTCTCGGGCACCGGCGAGACCAAGCAGGAGTCCAACTTCGAGGCCACGGTGGCCACGCGCATCGTGCGCAGGCTGCCCGGCAACATCCTCCAGGTGGAGGGCGCGCGGCGCATCCGGGTGAACAACGAGACCCAGTTCCTGGTGGTCCGCGGCCTGATCCGCGAGCGGGACATCTCGTCGAGCAACACCATCCCGTCCACCAGCCTGGCCGAGGCCCAGATCGAGATCTACGGCCAGGGCGTGCTCGCCGACAAGCAGAAGCCCGGCTGGCTGTCGCGCATCCTGGACAACGTCTTTCCCTTCTAG
- the nusA gene encoding transcription termination factor NusA: MSELKRAIDQISKDRGIDRDLLIDTLEEAVRSAVARKYGETMDIEVAFNEERGEIEVFEFKVVVDEVHDPISEISLEDARTHDPNAQLDDEMGFPVKVEDLGRIAAQSAKQVIIQRMRDAEQEIIYEEYKDRVSEIASGIIQRRDRTGWIINLGRTEALLPKEEQIPRERYKRGDRVQAYIIDVLKESRGPQVIVSRSHPDYMVELFKREVPEVADGTVKIMGVARDPGLRAKVAVMSRDRDVDPVGACVGIRGSRIQNVVQELKGERIDIVVWSPDIAMYAQHALSPAVITRITVDDEEEALEVVCPDDQLTLAIGRKGQNVKLAAKLLGWKIDIFTESRYGELNAARKGMDQIASVAEVPMENFFSAGFESIESIVQASDEELLAIKGMTESKIGDMRLAINMLAPDLEATAPADAHEAEETAPEAVEEVVEEAAEDETEDEIEDETETPAEGEENK; encoded by the coding sequence ATGTCGGAGCTGAAAAGAGCCATCGACCAGATTAGCAAGGACAGGGGCATCGACCGCGACCTGCTGATCGACACCCTTGAGGAGGCCGTGCGCTCGGCCGTGGCCCGCAAGTACGGCGAGACCATGGACATCGAGGTGGCCTTCAACGAAGAGCGCGGCGAGATCGAGGTCTTCGAGTTCAAGGTCGTCGTGGACGAGGTCCACGACCCCATCAGCGAAATTTCCCTCGAAGACGCCCGGACCCACGATCCCAACGCCCAGCTGGACGACGAGATGGGCTTCCCGGTCAAGGTCGAGGACCTCGGCCGCATCGCCGCGCAGTCGGCCAAGCAGGTCATCATCCAGCGCATGCGCGACGCCGAACAGGAAATCATCTACGAAGAATACAAGGACCGCGTGTCCGAGATCGCCAGCGGCATCATCCAGCGCCGCGACCGCACCGGCTGGATCATCAACCTCGGCCGGACCGAGGCCCTGCTGCCCAAGGAAGAGCAGATCCCCAGGGAGCGCTACAAGCGCGGTGACCGGGTGCAGGCCTATATCATAGATGTATTGAAGGAGTCGCGCGGACCCCAGGTCATCGTCTCCCGCTCCCACCCGGACTACATGGTCGAGCTGTTCAAGCGCGAGGTGCCCGAGGTGGCCGACGGCACGGTCAAGATCATGGGCGTGGCCCGTGATCCGGGCCTGCGCGCCAAGGTGGCGGTCATGTCCCGCGACCGCGACGTGGATCCGGTGGGCGCCTGCGTCGGCATCCGCGGCTCGCGCATCCAGAACGTGGTCCAGGAGCTCAAGGGCGAGCGTATCGACATCGTGGTCTGGTCCCCGGACATCGCCATGTACGCCCAGCACGCTCTGTCCCCGGCCGTGATCACCCGGATCACCGTGGACGACGAGGAAGAGGCATTGGAAGTGGTCTGCCCCGACGATCAGCTGACCCTGGCCATCGGCCGCAAGGGACAGAACGTCAAGCTGGCCGCCAAGCTGCTCGGCTGGAAAATAGACATTTTCACGGAATCCCGGTACGGCGAGCTCAACGCCGCCCGCAAGGGCATGGACCAGATCGCCAGCGTGGCCGAGGTCCCCATGGAGAACTTCTTCAGCGCGGGCTTCGAGTCCATCGAGTCCATCGTCCAGGCCTCCGACGAGGAGTTGCTGGCCATCAAGGGCATGACCGAGTCCAAGATCGGGGACATGCGCCTGGCCATCAACATGCTCGCTCCCGACCTGGAGGCCACCGCTCCGGCCGACGCCCATGAGGCCGAAGAGACGGCCCCCGAGGCGGTCGAGGAAGTGGTCGAGGAAGCGGCCGAAGACGAGACCGAAGACGAAATCGAAGACGAAACCGAAACTCCCGCCGAGGGCGAGGAGAACAAATAG
- a CDS encoding flagellar hook-basal body protein, producing MRDSTQSAIFGALSNELRMSSIANNLANVNTSAFKKDKLAFHDTFIRFAHDYLVDAKTYIRGEDMFPEGHIMAKARLSAQQADLSQGSMERTGNQLDFALSGPGFFSVQGDTAMLYTRAGNFVTDGDGMLKTVDGYPVMVGGGPLIIPQGGRIQVDDEGNIQVNGEPAGSFDVVDFDSPELLERVGSNNYIMPTGGAQIPPQDVSVAQGFIEKSNVEVVTEMVSMIETQRAFTMYTKMIQGDSDLDSKLINQVGRPTA from the coding sequence ATGCGGGACAGTACACAGAGCGCCATTTTCGGGGCTTTATCCAATGAATTGAGGATGTCGTCCATCGCCAATAATTTGGCGAACGTGAACACGTCGGCCTTCAAGAAAGACAAGCTGGCCTTCCATGACACCTTCATTCGTTTCGCCCATGACTATCTGGTAGACGCCAAGACCTACATCCGGGGCGAGGACATGTTCCCGGAGGGGCACATCATGGCCAAGGCGCGGCTGTCGGCCCAGCAGGCGGACCTGTCCCAGGGCAGCATGGAGCGCACGGGCAACCAGCTCGACTTCGCCCTGTCCGGGCCGGGGTTCTTTTCCGTCCAGGGCGACACCGCCATGCTCTACACCCGCGCCGGGAACTTCGTCACCGACGGCGACGGAATGCTCAAGACCGTGGACGGCTATCCGGTCATGGTCGGCGGCGGCCCGCTGATCATCCCGCAGGGCGGGCGCATCCAGGTGGACGACGAGGGCAACATCCAGGTCAACGGCGAGCCCGCCGGGTCCTTCGACGTGGTGGACTTCGACAGCCCGGAACTGCTCGAACGGGTGGGGTCCAACAACTATATCATGCCCACCGGCGGGGCCCAGATTCCGCCCCAGGACGTGTCCGTGGCCCAGGGCTTCATCGAGAAGTCCAACGTGGAGGTCGTCACCGAGATGGTCTCCATGATCGAAACCCAGCGGGCCTTCACCATGTATACCAAGATGATCCAGGGCGACAGCGATCTGGACTCCAAATTGATCAACCAGGTGGGACGTCCCACCGCCTAG
- the flgA gene encoding flagellar basal body P-ring formation chaperone FlgA: MSMKSKQHPSIDTGGVVRCVLAACLAAILLAAPAPTGAAKGERWKGLVRDVACVKGPDVLLGEIADPVDGAARRQWPTLSTIRLWKASDKTGHVVTVPRDKLGKVLKYYMGDAAANLALPSQLTVQTGGRVITSAELKERVVAFLTPRARDLGGDVHFKDLQMPNHIFFPNDYDRLVISMTDNLEPGRNEILLSGMTPDGKVLSRRSAVVFADVWKAVPVASRPMNRMERVTRDKVSFKRMNLAYNRDVWDGTGGPWRMARTLGRGQVFTLSHLEPVPLIERGEMVNLVYNGRGIHLSIKAEAMGEAGAGQQVEVRNIQSNKIILATVVDGETVVVR, encoded by the coding sequence ATGTCCATGAAGAGCAAGCAGCATCCGAGCATCGACACCGGCGGCGTGGTCCGCTGCGTCCTGGCCGCGTGCCTGGCCGCGATCCTTCTGGCCGCTCCCGCACCGACCGGCGCGGCCAAGGGCGAGCGCTGGAAGGGGCTGGTCCGGGACGTGGCCTGCGTCAAGGGACCGGACGTCCTCCTGGGCGAGATCGCGGACCCGGTGGACGGCGCGGCCCGGCGGCAGTGGCCGACCCTCTCGACCATCCGGCTCTGGAAGGCCTCGGACAAGACCGGCCATGTGGTCACCGTGCCCCGCGACAAGCTCGGGAAGGTCCTCAAGTACTACATGGGCGACGCGGCGGCCAACCTGGCCCTGCCCAGCCAGCTGACCGTGCAGACCGGCGGGCGGGTCATCACCTCGGCCGAGCTCAAGGAGCGCGTCGTCGCCTTTTTGACGCCGAGGGCCAGGGACCTGGGGGGCGACGTGCACTTCAAGGACCTCCAGATGCCCAACCACATCTTTTTTCCCAACGACTACGACAGGCTGGTCATCAGCATGACCGACAACCTCGAACCGGGCCGCAACGAGATCCTCCTGAGCGGCATGACCCCGGACGGCAAGGTCCTTTCGCGCCGCTCCGCCGTGGTCTTCGCGGACGTGTGGAAGGCCGTGCCCGTGGCCAGCCGGCCCATGAACCGCATGGAGCGGGTGACCCGCGACAAGGTCTCCTTCAAGCGCATGAACCTGGCCTACAACCGCGACGTCTGGGACGGCACGGGCGGGCCGTGGCGCATGGCCCGGACCCTGGGCCGGGGGCAGGTCTTCACCCTGTCCCACCTGGAGCCAGTGCCGCTCATCGAGCGGGGCGAGATGGTCAACCTGGTCTACAACGGGCGGGGCATCCACCTGTCCATCAAGGCCGAGGCCATGGGCGAGGCCGGAGCGGGCCAGCAGGTCGAGGTCCGCAACATCCAGAGCAACAAGATCATCCTGGCGACCGTCGTCGACGGCGAGACCGTGGTCGTCAGGTAG
- the rimP gene encoding ribosome maturation factor RimP, whose amino-acid sequence MRQTFEEMLSDMIRPEVENLGYVFWGLASPSSGKKRVVRIYIDAPGGVNIDQCAEVSRQVGLMLEVEDVIPGAFVLEVSSPGLERPFFAPAQLADYVGRKVDVLLFEPLDGRRKFKGELTGVEGDTVTVNVDDQTMNFDWTAIKKITLVHEF is encoded by the coding sequence ATGCGCCAGACTTTCGAGGAAATGTTGTCGGACATGATCCGGCCCGAGGTGGAAAACCTCGGCTATGTCTTCTGGGGCCTGGCCTCCCCGTCGTCGGGCAAGAAGCGCGTCGTCCGCATCTACATCGACGCCCCCGGCGGCGTGAACATCGACCAGTGCGCCGAAGTCAGCCGCCAGGTGGGACTCATGCTCGAGGTGGAGGACGTCATTCCCGGCGCCTTCGTGCTCGAGGTCTCGTCCCCCGGCCTGGAGCGCCCCTTCTTCGCCCCGGCCCAGCTGGCCGACTACGTGGGCCGCAAAGTGGACGTCCTGCTCTTCGAACCCCTGGACGGCCGCCGCAAGTTCAAGGGCGAGCTGACCGGGGTCGAGGGCGACACGGTCACCGTGAACGTCGATGACCAGACCATGAACTTCGACTGGACCGCCATCAAGAAGATCACCCTGGTCCACGAATTCTAG